Proteins found in one Streptomyces sp. CB09001 genomic segment:
- a CDS encoding protein kinase yields MTGRPYAVPVPKGYRIGPWEVREPLASGAFATVYDAALRTFDGDELPRRAALKFLPTGTRTPRRLHHLRDLAEREVQLLRRLRSPRLIRMYDTLTVDDPDHPELDGATVLVLERAEGSLDAVLARTPAPEAGPALLAQICEGLHQLHHAGWVHGDLKPANVLLMADGSARLADFNMAAELEGTHAYTPAFATPDYTPPELLWPEVDERGTRIRPSADVWAFGVLAHVVLTGAFPLPGGTSEARSDAAMRYARGREELRLSPSLPDAWQDILRDCLAPAHAERDIGTATLLRRVEEAAGASRSVRLPRLRPRRWRRPALAAALAAGILGAASLAYTTPWESAPAAAAPPTCEQPVVYESSDGRGHMAGHSGTWDFTIKRGDGGSQVRELQCLLRHLHGITEVGEVDGDFGPKTQSAVLIFQKRAGLDADGMVGPATWRALRTLGL; encoded by the coding sequence ATGACCGGGCGGCCGTACGCGGTCCCCGTACCGAAGGGCTACCGGATCGGACCGTGGGAGGTGCGCGAGCCGCTCGCCTCCGGAGCGTTCGCCACGGTCTACGACGCGGCCCTGCGCACCTTCGACGGTGACGAACTGCCGCGCCGGGCGGCGCTGAAGTTCCTGCCCACCGGCACCCGTACCCCGCGCCGGCTGCACCACCTGCGCGACCTGGCCGAACGCGAGGTGCAACTGCTGCGACGGCTCCGCTCCCCCCGACTGATCCGGATGTACGACACGCTGACGGTCGACGACCCGGACCACCCGGAGCTGGACGGCGCGACCGTCCTGGTGCTGGAGCGGGCCGAGGGCTCCCTGGACGCGGTGCTGGCCAGGACGCCGGCCCCGGAGGCCGGGCCCGCCCTGCTCGCCCAGATCTGCGAGGGCCTGCACCAGCTGCACCACGCGGGCTGGGTGCACGGCGACCTGAAACCGGCCAACGTGCTGCTGATGGCGGACGGTTCGGCCCGCCTCGCCGACTTCAACATGGCCGCCGAGCTGGAGGGCACCCACGCCTACACGCCCGCGTTCGCCACCCCGGACTACACCCCGCCCGAGCTGCTGTGGCCCGAGGTCGACGAGCGCGGCACCCGCATCCGCCCGTCGGCCGACGTGTGGGCCTTCGGCGTCCTCGCGCACGTCGTCCTGACCGGTGCCTTCCCGCTGCCCGGCGGCACCTCGGAGGCACGCTCCGACGCGGCGATGCGCTACGCCCGCGGCCGTGAGGAACTGCGCCTGTCCCCCAGCCTGCCCGACGCGTGGCAGGACATCCTGCGGGACTGCCTGGCCCCGGCCCACGCGGAGCGCGACATCGGCACCGCCACGTTGCTGCGCCGCGTGGAAGAGGCGGCGGGCGCCTCCCGGTCCGTCCGGCTCCCGCGGCTCCGACCCCGGCGGTGGCGCCGCCCGGCCCTGGCGGCGGCGCTCGCGGCAGGGATCCTCGGGGCGGCCAGCCTGGCCTACACCACCCCGTGGGAGTCGGCCCCCGCCGCCGCCGCGCCTCCCACCTGCGAGCAGCCCGTCGTGTACGAGAGCTCCGACGGCCGCGGCCACATGGCCGGCCACAGCGGCACCTGGGACTTCACCATCAAGCGCGGCGACGGTGGCAGCCAGGTCAGAGAACTCCAGTGCCTGCTCCGCCACCTCCACGGGATCACGGAGGTCGGCGAGGTGGACGGCGACTTCGGCCCGAAGACCCAGAGCGCGGTCCTGATCTTCCAGAAGCGGGCAGGCCTGGACGCGGACGGGATGGTGGGGCCGGCCACGTGGCGGGCATTGCGCACCCTGGGTCTCTGA
- a CDS encoding FHA domain-containing protein, producing MYSVIVVPPSCGSVAEQLRISAGERVEFGRAPARDGGLAIAHAGVPRVAGEITAHRTFWLLSNLSEDQTYVVENPEGAGEHVKVAPGRVEAPVPFELARVTLPAAGDLLSFDVWAPRHAFRSVERGGLEGAGTVPAFALDRTKRYFAVLAALCERRLRGEPRAPLPAVEEMVERLRPSWPKASRSAVYWNIDYLAVKLRLRPGPDTAEPGRRTHGKKESLASLALRFDLVREDDLVVLAPVPSEAKR from the coding sequence ATGTACAGCGTCATCGTCGTACCGCCGTCGTGCGGCAGCGTCGCAGAGCAGCTGAGGATCAGTGCGGGCGAGCGCGTCGAGTTCGGCAGGGCACCGGCCCGGGACGGCGGACTCGCCATCGCGCACGCGGGAGTGCCGCGGGTCGCCGGGGAGATCACGGCACACCGGACGTTCTGGCTGCTGAGCAATCTCAGCGAGGACCAGACCTACGTGGTGGAGAACCCGGAGGGGGCCGGCGAGCACGTCAAGGTCGCGCCGGGCCGCGTGGAGGCACCGGTGCCGTTCGAGCTGGCGCGGGTGACCCTGCCCGCCGCGGGGGACCTGCTCAGCTTCGACGTCTGGGCGCCGCGGCACGCCTTCCGCAGCGTCGAGCGCGGGGGCCTGGAAGGGGCCGGTACCGTACCGGCGTTCGCCCTGGACCGCACCAAACGGTACTTCGCGGTGCTGGCGGCCCTGTGCGAGCGGCGCCTGCGCGGTGAACCCCGGGCGCCGCTGCCCGCGGTCGAGGAAATGGTGGAGCGGCTGCGCCCCAGCTGGCCCAAGGCCAGCCGCTCCGCCGTGTACTGGAACATCGACTACCTCGCCGTCAAACTACGGTTGAGACCGGGCCCGGACACGGCCGAGCCGGGCAGACGCACGCACGGCAAGAAGGAATCCCTGGCCTCCCTCGCCCTCCGCTTCGACCTCGTCCGCGAGGACGATCTGGTGGTGCTCGCGCCGGTCCCGAGCGAGGCGAAGCGATGA
- a CDS encoding protein kinase — protein sequence MTEPYAVPVPSGYRVGAWEVHAPIATGAFGSVYAARRTGAAMPSPTQPGGDGTEHHPSRPGTTGTDGPARGDGTDTDTDTDNPSRAHTGTAHPAEDDTGERGHAGGDGTPRHPGRPGADGAGRGGGAGGEFPDTVALKFLPTGTGTPRQLSHLRDLVEREVELLRRLRQPRLIRMYETLTVDDPAHPRLDGATVLVLERAEGSLSALLAATPRPPAGPALLAQVCEGLRQLHRAGWVHGDLKPANVLLMADGSARLADFNMAAELEGTHAYTPAFSTPDYTPPELLWSEVGERGRRIRPSADVWAFGVLAHLVLTGSFPLPGGTPTARRDAAVAYARGGDELRLSPELPSAWREIVRACLTRTHADRIGTDALLHRVTAVTGGVSGTARFSLRPRARPRRKLLAAATAGLLALAALGYGVVRWAGDGREPAAGPRPGGTASVAAASYGAAELRTDRDVPPAYRLLIVETAHDCGHEEVSPALIAAMLKVESGFDPDLADPAKDEYGIARWTPSVLRWWMNEDGTPGETVPQPPFPPAESIPAMGRYLCWITPRLDAGLAGDRSVLVAVAYRTSYRKVNDAGGVPPKYRDYADRVAHHLKEYTPRPGR from the coding sequence ATGACCGAGCCGTACGCCGTCCCGGTCCCCAGCGGGTACCGGGTGGGCGCCTGGGAGGTGCACGCCCCGATCGCGACCGGCGCCTTCGGCAGCGTGTACGCGGCGCGCCGCACCGGCGCCGCGATGCCCTCGCCGACGCAACCCGGCGGGGACGGAACGGAGCACCACCCGAGCCGCCCCGGCACGACAGGCACCGACGGCCCCGCCCGCGGCGACGGCACCGACACCGACACCGACACCGACAACCCGAGCCGCGCGCACACCGGCACGGCCCACCCGGCCGAGGACGACACCGGAGAGCGGGGGCACGCGGGCGGGGACGGCACACCTCGGCACCCGGGCCGACCCGGCGCGGACGGCGCCGGTCGCGGTGGCGGTGCGGGCGGGGAGTTCCCCGACACCGTCGCGCTGAAGTTCCTGCCCACCGGCACCGGCACCCCGCGGCAGCTGTCCCACCTGCGGGACCTGGTCGAGCGCGAGGTCGAGTTGCTGCGCCGGCTGCGGCAGCCCCGGCTGATCCGGATGTACGAGACCCTCACCGTCGACGACCCCGCCCACCCCCGGCTCGACGGCGCCACCGTCCTCGTCCTGGAGCGGGCCGAGGGCTCGCTGTCCGCCCTGCTCGCCGCCACGCCCCGCCCGCCGGCCGGGCCCGCGCTGCTCGCGCAGGTCTGCGAGGGCCTGCGGCAACTGCACCGGGCGGGCTGGGTGCACGGCGACCTCAAACCGGCCAACGTGCTGCTGATGGCGGACGGTTCGGCCCGGCTCGCCGACTTCAACATGGCCGCCGAGCTGGAGGGCACCCACGCCTACACGCCCGCCTTCTCCACCCCGGACTACACGCCCCCCGAGCTGCTGTGGTCCGAGGTGGGCGAACGGGGCCGCCGGATCCGCCCCTCCGCCGACGTGTGGGCCTTCGGCGTGCTGGCCCACCTGGTGCTCACCGGGTCCTTCCCGCTGCCCGGCGGCACCCCCACGGCCCGCCGCGACGCCGCCGTCGCGTACGCCCGGGGCGGCGACGAGCTGCGCCTGTCCCCCGAACTGCCGTCGGCATGGCGGGAGATCGTGCGGGCGTGCCTGACCCGTACGCACGCCGACCGGATCGGCACCGACGCGCTGCTGCACCGGGTGACGGCCGTGACGGGGGGCGTGAGCGGCACGGCGAGGTTCTCGCTGCGGCCCCGCGCACGCCCGAGGCGCAAGCTCCTGGCCGCCGCGACCGCGGGGCTCCTCGCCCTCGCCGCGCTCGGCTACGGCGTCGTCCGCTGGGCCGGTGACGGCCGGGAGCCCGCCGCGGGCCCGCGCCCCGGCGGCACCGCGAGCGTCGCCGCCGCCTCCTACGGGGCCGCCGAACTGCGCACCGACCGTGACGTACCGCCCGCCTACCGCCTGCTGATCGTGGAGACGGCGCACGACTGCGGACACGAGGAGGTCAGCCCGGCCCTGATCGCGGCCATGCTGAAGGTCGAGAGCGGCTTCGACCCGGATCTCGCCGACCCGGCCAAGGACGAGTACGGCATCGCCCGCTGGACGCCGAGCGTGCTGCGCTGGTGGATGAACGAGGACGGCACACCGGGCGAGACCGTGCCGCAGCCCCCGTTCCCGCCCGCCGAGTCCATTCCGGCGATGGGCCGTTACCTGTGCTGGATCACACCCCGTCTCGACGCCGGCCTGGCGGGCGACCGCAGCGTGCTGGTCGCCGTCGCCTACCGCACGTCGTACCGGAAGGTGAACGACGCGGGCGGAGTTCCCCCGAAGTACCGCGACTACGCCGACCGCGTCGCTCACCACCTCAAGGAGTACACGCCCCGGCCGGGGAGGTGA
- a CDS encoding FHA domain-containing protein, whose product MYSIIVVPPPTTEDEDTSTQYRLAPGERLVFGRSVSGGGLRIGHDGVSRRAGEIAAHGTFWTLSNLSARQTYVVENPEGAGEHIKVAPGRLDAPVPFEFSRIVLPAAGDLLPVEVWAPRHDYLRGEDGTDGEPTAPAFSVDRTKRYFAVLAALCEPRLRGAPHAPLPTTDQVVERLRPAWPAASRTSVQWNIDYLAVKLRLKPGPETAEPGPRLNGKKESLVSLALRFDLVREDDLVVLAAPSGRALR is encoded by the coding sequence TTGTACAGCATCATCGTGGTACCTCCGCCGACCACGGAGGACGAAGACACCAGCACCCAGTACCGGCTCGCGCCCGGCGAACGGCTCGTCTTCGGGCGGTCCGTGTCCGGGGGCGGGCTGCGGATCGGGCACGACGGGGTGTCCCGCAGAGCCGGTGAGATCGCGGCGCACGGCACCTTCTGGACCCTGAGCAACCTCTCCGCCCGCCAGACCTACGTGGTGGAGAACCCGGAGGGCGCGGGCGAGCACATCAAGGTGGCGCCCGGCCGCCTCGACGCCCCGGTGCCCTTCGAGTTCTCGCGGATCGTGCTGCCCGCCGCCGGTGACCTGCTGCCGGTCGAGGTGTGGGCGCCGCGCCACGACTATCTGCGCGGCGAGGACGGCACCGACGGCGAGCCGACCGCCCCGGCCTTCTCCGTCGACCGCACCAAGCGGTACTTCGCGGTGCTGGCGGCGCTGTGCGAGCCGCGGCTGCGCGGGGCGCCGCACGCGCCGCTGCCCACCACGGACCAGGTCGTCGAACGGCTCCGTCCGGCCTGGCCGGCCGCCTCCCGTACGTCGGTGCAGTGGAACATCGACTACCTCGCCGTGAAGCTGCGGCTGAAGCCGGGCCCGGAGACCGCCGAGCCGGGCCCCCGGCTGAACGGCAAGAAGGAGTCGCTGGTCTCGCTGGCGCTCCGCTTCGACCTGGTCCGCGAGGACGACCTGGTGGTCCTCGCGGCACCGTCCGGCCGGGCCCTGCGATGA